In one window of Methanosarcina vacuolata Z-761 DNA:
- a CDS encoding DUF167 domain-containing protein codes for MSFEEAITDLGSGVIVDIEVTPGSRSISVPSGYNEWRKRIEVKLTKNAQKGKANEQLVECFAELFAINSSDILINSGATSSKKSLLLKGVSYQQAVSVFGAHLKK; via the coding sequence ATGTCCTTCGAAGAGGCAATAACAGATCTGGGTTCAGGTGTAATTGTTGATATAGAGGTTACTCCAGGCTCCAGGTCGATTTCGGTTCCAAGCGGTTATAACGAGTGGCGCAAGCGAATTGAAGTAAAACTAACAAAAAATGCCCAGAAAGGAAAGGCAAACGAACAGCTGGTAGAATGCTTTGCTGAGCTCTTTGCAATTAACAGTTCGGATATTCTCATAAACAGTGGGGCAACAAGCAGTAAGAAGTCTTTATTGTTAAAAGGAGTTTCATATCAACAGGCAGTTTCAGTTTTTGGAGCGCATTTAAAAAAATAA
- a CDS encoding peroxiredoxin, producing the protein MVEAEYEQIHMPLIGDDAPSFKAVTTQGQINFPDDYKGKWVILFSHPADFTPVCTTEFMTFASMQEEFREMNTELIGLSIDSVFSHIAWLKRIEEKIEYKGMKNVEVKFPVIADLTMEVAKKYGMIQPKTSTTQAVRAVFIIDPEAKIRAILYYPQSAGRNMQEIKRLVTSLQKNETEKVATPANWQPGEDVIVPAPSSMEAVKERTGKLEENMYCLDWFLCFKKDSKK; encoded by the coding sequence ATGGTAGAAGCTGAGTATGAACAGATACACATGCCTCTGATCGGAGATGATGCACCGTCATTTAAAGCAGTGACAACTCAGGGACAAATAAATTTCCCTGATGATTACAAGGGTAAGTGGGTTATTCTTTTCAGTCATCCTGCAGATTTCACACCCGTATGTACTACCGAATTCATGACTTTTGCCAGTATGCAGGAGGAATTTAGAGAGATGAACACTGAGCTGATAGGGCTCTCTATAGATAGCGTGTTCTCTCATATTGCATGGCTTAAGAGGATCGAGGAAAAAATCGAGTATAAAGGAATGAAAAATGTAGAGGTAAAGTTTCCGGTAATAGCTGACCTGACAATGGAAGTCGCAAAGAAATATGGAATGATTCAGCCAAAAACTTCAACCACGCAGGCTGTGAGAGCCGTATTTATCATAGATCCTGAGGCAAAGATAAGAGCAATTCTTTACTACCCGCAATCAGCGGGAAGAAATATGCAGGAAATAAAAAGGCTTGTAACCTCCTTGCAGAAAAATGAAACTGAGAAAGTAGCAACGCCTGCAAACTGGCAGCCTGGAGAGGATGTTATTGTTCCAGCCCCCAGTTCGATGGAAGCCGTAAAAGAAAGAACTGGTAAGCTCGAAGAAAACATGTACTGTCTTGACTGGTTTTTGTGCTTTAAAAAAGATAGTAAGAAATAA
- a CDS encoding 2,5-diamino-6-(ribosylamino)-4(3H)-pyrimidinone 5'-phosphate reductase, translated as MDRPFVFINSAISADGKLSTKERKQVRISGKLDFERVDELRAQADAVMVGIGTVLSDDPSLTVKSPERRAARKAAGKNENPVRIIVDSSARTPLDADIFKKGDGLRIIAVSTSAPDEKIEKLEEKALVIKTGTFKVDLTELAAKLKEIGINTLMVEGGATLNWGMLSAGLVDEVYTFVGNLIIGGKTAPTFTDGEGFSEAELLMLELSSAETIEEGILLRWKVKGKAK; from the coding sequence ATGGACAGACCTTTTGTTTTTATTAATTCTGCTATATCAGCCGACGGCAAACTTTCAACAAAGGAAAGGAAACAGGTCAGAATCTCCGGAAAACTTGATTTTGAAAGGGTTGACGAACTCCGAGCCCAGGCAGATGCAGTTATGGTAGGTATAGGAACTGTCCTTTCGGACGATCCAAGCTTAACCGTAAAGTCTCCAGAGAGAAGGGCAGCCAGGAAAGCCGCGGGAAAAAACGAGAATCCAGTAAGGATCATTGTGGACAGTTCAGCAAGGACTCCGCTTGATGCCGATATTTTCAAAAAAGGAGACGGACTCCGGATAATTGCCGTTTCAACTTCTGCACCTGACGAAAAGATAGAAAAACTGGAAGAAAAAGCTCTCGTCATTAAAACAGGGACCTTTAAAGTTGATCTTACCGAGCTTGCAGCAAAATTAAAGGAAATAGGAATAAACACCCTCATGGTTGAGGGAGGTGCAACCCTGAACTGGGGTATGCTCTCTGCGGGTCTTGTTGATGAAGTCTATACTTTCGTTGGAAACCTTATAATCGGAGGAAAAACAGCCCCGACTTTTACGGACGGGGAAGGATTTTCAGAGGCCGAACTCCTGATGCTTGAATTGTCTTCTGCTGAAACAATCGAAGAAGGGATACTTCTCAGGTGGAAAGTAAAAGGCAAGGCAAAATAA
- a CDS encoding glutamate-5-semialdehyde dehydrogenase — protein MAEDIKSKVIQAKKASIELSSVSTEVKNLALEAMAQALDKERTAILGANAKDLEAAAELKKKGKLTQALVDRLKVSDSKIDGMIAGIRDVIKLKDPVGDTLSTLELDKDLILYQVSCPIGLIGVIFESRPDVVPQVMSLCLKSGNATIFKGGSEARESNRTIFQILVKAIESTDGMPAGAFQLMETREEIMDLLSLDAYVDLLIPRGSNEFVKFIQENTKIPVLGHTSGICHIYVDEYADLDTAWKVCFDAKVQYPAVCNAIETLLINRKIADAFLPKMADMYLGAGVELRCDEDSYTLLEKRGLSTLSRATEEDWGLEYNDLILSIKLVDTIKEAIDHINTFGSHHTDGIITENASKRKEFTGLVDSSSVMVNASTRFADGYRYGKGAEVGISTNKIHSRGPVGMEGLLIYKYILLGKGQVVADYAGENAKPYTHRKLDLKFEDVN, from the coding sequence ATGGCTGAAGATATTAAATCCAAAGTAATACAGGCAAAAAAGGCATCGATTGAACTTTCCAGTGTAAGTACGGAAGTAAAAAACCTGGCGCTTGAGGCCATGGCTCAGGCTCTGGACAAGGAAAGGACAGCTATTCTGGGTGCAAATGCAAAAGATCTTGAAGCTGCAGCAGAACTGAAAAAGAAAGGGAAGCTCACTCAAGCTCTTGTAGACAGGCTTAAAGTAAGTGACTCAAAAATCGATGGAATGATTGCAGGAATCAGAGATGTAATTAAGCTCAAAGATCCTGTAGGAGATACTCTCTCTACTCTTGAGCTGGACAAAGACCTCATTCTCTACCAGGTGAGCTGTCCGATTGGCCTTATAGGTGTTATCTTTGAATCTCGACCTGACGTGGTGCCTCAGGTTATGTCCCTTTGCCTTAAGAGCGGGAACGCGACCATCTTCAAAGGTGGGAGTGAAGCCCGGGAGTCTAATCGCACTATTTTTCAGATTCTTGTAAAAGCCATAGAATCCACAGACGGCATGCCAGCAGGGGCTTTCCAACTTATGGAAACCAGAGAAGAGATAATGGACCTGTTGAGTCTTGATGCTTATGTAGACCTTCTCATCCCCAGAGGTTCAAATGAATTTGTCAAGTTTATCCAGGAAAATACGAAGATCCCTGTACTGGGACATACCAGCGGGATCTGCCATATCTATGTGGACGAGTATGCGGATCTCGATACAGCCTGGAAGGTCTGCTTCGATGCCAAAGTACAGTATCCTGCAGTATGCAACGCCATTGAAACCCTTCTGATAAACCGTAAAATTGCAGATGCTTTTCTGCCGAAGATGGCAGATATGTACCTTGGTGCAGGGGTTGAATTACGCTGTGACGAGGATAGTTATACTCTGCTTGAAAAAAGAGGGCTTTCTACTCTCTCACGAGCTACGGAAGAGGACTGGGGTCTTGAGTACAATGATCTCATTCTTTCGATAAAACTCGTTGATACCATAAAGGAAGCTATCGACCATATAAACACTTTCGGTTCCCATCACACCGATGGAATAATCACTGAGAATGCTTCAAAAAGAAAAGAGTTCACAGGGCTTGTTGATTCTTCAAGTGTTATGGTAAATGCCTCAACCCGTTTTGCGGACGGCTATCGTTATGGAAAAGGAGCCGAGGTTGGAATAAGCACAAACAAAATCCATTCCCGTGGGCCTGTAGGCATGGAAGGTCTTCTGATCTACAAATACATCTTGCTAGGGAAAGGGCAGGTTGTTGCAGACTACGCAGGAGAAAATGCAAAACCCTATACGCACAGAAAACTTGACCTTAAGTTTGAAGATGTAAATTGA
- a CDS encoding toprim domain-containing protein has protein sequence MVDLEIYRKRLERIEELLSELSEYSGRGAIIIVEGKRDVLSLKRLGIEGNFELATRQSLFNFSEKIARLGSEVVILTDWDRRGDILAIKLSGYFQSFGLKPELEIRNKLRLISQKEIKDVESLYTYVSRLRVKTGFCSKQDFQ, from the coding sequence GTGGTTGATCTTGAAATTTACAGAAAAAGGCTTGAAAGAATTGAAGAACTGCTCTCAGAACTCTCCGAATATTCTGGACGGGGAGCAATTATCATTGTTGAAGGAAAAAGAGATGTCCTCTCACTGAAAAGGCTTGGAATAGAAGGTAATTTTGAACTCGCAACTCGTCAATCTCTTTTTAATTTTTCTGAGAAAATTGCTCGGCTTGGTAGTGAAGTAGTTATACTAACTGATTGGGACAGACGAGGTGACATTCTGGCTATAAAACTTTCAGGATACTTCCAGAGTTTCGGTTTGAAACCCGAACTTGAGATCCGAAACAAACTCCGACTCATATCTCAAAAGGAGATTAAAGATGTAGAAAGCCTGTACACTTATGTTTCCAGGCTGAGAGTAAAAACGGGCTTTTGTTCAAAGCAAGATTTCCAATAA
- a CDS encoding DUF356 domain-containing protein, protein MKSFALVRADDSDKVKIALHDLERYGHIQFSATPKCIEPNYADELLVSVMGVSLKSKCNSAALVELNNHAGAAISRLKKIHPPAHIIIISPRHKMFEELAGKFPKYPEFDRTFNHQKNPQSMEIIQEKAEPNPMHKE, encoded by the coding sequence ATGAAATCATTCGCGTTAGTCCGGGCAGACGACTCGGATAAAGTAAAAATAGCCTTACATGATTTAGAACGATACGGACATATTCAATTTTCAGCTACTCCAAAATGCATAGAACCAAACTATGCTGATGAGCTTCTTGTTAGTGTAATGGGCGTATCCCTCAAGTCAAAATGTAACTCTGCAGCACTGGTGGAGTTGAATAATCATGCAGGAGCGGCAATTAGCAGACTAAAAAAAATTCATCCTCCCGCTCACATAATCATCATTAGTCCAAGGCACAAAATGTTTGAAGAACTGGCTGGCAAGTTTCCAAAATATCCGGAATTTGATCGAACATTCAACCATCAGAAGAATCCACAGAGTATGGAGATAATTCAGGAAAAAGCAGAACCTAATCCTATGCATAAAGAATGA
- a CDS encoding PspC domain-containing protein, which translates to MNKLYRSKKYRILAGVCGGLGEYFKVDPTLIRLLWLLISIVGAGSGIVAYIIAWIIIPEEP; encoded by the coding sequence ATGAATAAATTGTATCGGTCAAAGAAATACAGGATTCTTGCAGGGGTATGTGGTGGGCTAGGTGAATACTTTAAAGTTGATCCTACGCTTATACGGCTTTTATGGTTGCTCATTTCTATAGTGGGCGCGGGAAGCGGTATAGTTGCTTATATAATAGCATGGATTATAATTCCTGAAGAGCCCTGA
- a CDS encoding CBS domain-containing protein — protein MPKNIFIEDIMVRDVASATLPGSRDEVLKILKNKHISGVPVLKDSKVVGVVTRTNLLQNPEEEQLALLMTRDPITISSGSDLQTAARLLLEHHIRRLPVVDDGKLVGLVTVADIIGTIADMNIDIPIKDYVEKEVVAIYSETPLPVAARIMELAGVKAVPVLDSNLELIGIISDRDVIAASIIEDSVEMSDMSAGQDDDAWTWESMRDTMSIYYSVSRIKVPNLSGSDIMIREPITATYITSVSDCARKMKRNRIDQVPIINSNRKLQGLLRDHDLLKPLIEIE, from the coding sequence ATGCCAAAAAACATCTTCATTGAAGATATCATGGTAAGGGATGTAGCAAGCGCAACCCTTCCAGGTTCAAGGGATGAGGTTCTTAAAATTCTTAAGAACAAGCACATATCAGGAGTTCCGGTACTTAAAGACTCCAAAGTTGTGGGAGTTGTAACAAGGACAAACCTTTTACAAAACCCTGAAGAAGAACAACTGGCTCTTCTTATGACACGTGATCCGATAACCATATCCTCCGGATCGGATTTGCAGACTGCAGCACGCTTACTTTTGGAGCACCACATAAGAAGGCTTCCAGTGGTCGATGACGGGAAACTTGTAGGGCTTGTTACCGTGGCAGATATTATAGGCACAATTGCGGACATGAACATCGATATTCCGATAAAGGACTATGTGGAAAAGGAAGTCGTTGCGATTTACAGTGAAACACCTCTGCCTGTTGCTGCCAGAATTATGGAACTCGCAGGTGTTAAGGCTGTCCCGGTACTTGATTCAAACCTGGAGCTCATAGGAATAATCTCGGATCGTGATGTTATTGCTGCCAGCATAATTGAAGACAGTGTAGAGATGTCAGATATGTCTGCAGGCCAGGACGACGATGCGTGGACCTGGGAATCGATGCGAGACACCATGAGCATCTACTATAGCGTCTCAAGGATTAAGGTTCCCAACCTGAGCGGCAGTGATATAATGATAAGGGAGCCGATCACAGCTACGTATATTACATCCGTCAGCGACTGTGCACGGAAAATGAAACGGAACAGGATTGACCAGGTTCCGATTATCAATTCAAACCGGAAACTTCAGGGACTTTTGAGAGACCATGATCTCCTGAAGCCTTTGATAGAAATCGAATAA
- the proC gene encoding pyrroline-5-carboxylate reductase, with protein sequence MVDQNRKIGFIGAGKMGSALMQGIIKAEIVKPENLGAADVYEPFLNDLKAKLGINISTDNSVIASASDILILAVKPQTLGSVLENLKADITSDKLIISIAAGVPLSTYENALPAGTRVIRVMPNIAATVSEAASGIAPGKNATPEDVKTALEIFSAVGTAVQVSESIMDAVTGLSGSGPAFIFPIIEAMADGAVLEGMDRKSALTLSAQTVLGAAKMMLETGLHPGELKDMVTSPAGTTIQGVHALEEAGVRAAFMNAVIRATERSRELGKK encoded by the coding sequence ATGGTAGATCAGAACCGAAAGATAGGATTTATCGGAGCAGGAAAAATGGGCTCTGCACTTATGCAGGGAATTATAAAGGCGGAAATTGTAAAGCCTGAAAATCTTGGCGCAGCCGACGTGTACGAGCCTTTCTTGAACGATCTGAAGGCAAAGCTTGGCATTAATATATCTACTGACAACTCTGTTATCGCCAGTGCATCTGATATTCTTATCCTGGCAGTAAAGCCTCAGACCCTGGGTTCGGTACTCGAAAATCTTAAAGCTGACATAACTTCTGATAAACTTATAATCTCAATTGCAGCCGGTGTGCCTCTTTCCACTTACGAAAATGCGCTTCCTGCTGGCACAAGAGTCATACGTGTAATGCCAAACATTGCGGCCACAGTTTCCGAAGCTGCTTCAGGCATTGCTCCAGGTAAAAATGCCACTCCCGAAGACGTGAAAACTGCCCTTGAGATCTTTTCTGCAGTTGGCACTGCAGTCCAGGTGTCTGAGTCCATAATGGATGCAGTTACAGGTCTTTCAGGCAGTGGACCTGCATTTATCTTTCCTATAATTGAGGCAATGGCCGATGGGGCTGTCCTTGAAGGAATGGACAGGAAAAGTGCCCTCACTCTCTCAGCCCAGACCGTACTTGGGGCTGCAAAAATGATGCTTGAAACAGGCCTGCACCCCGGAGAACTCAAGGATATGGTTACTTCTCCTGCCGGAACTACCATTCAGGGTGTCCATGCCCTTGAAGAGGCTGGAGTCAGGGCTGCGTTTATGAATGCAGTTATAAGGGCAACCGAACGCTCAAGAGAACTTGGAAAGAAGTAA
- the proB gene encoding glutamate 5-kinase codes for MTDRNQFLDDVNKIVIKIGTSSLTKQNCDSTKENCSIDPTFMESIAAQVSELRKLGKEVIVVSSGAIGVGLYELGIAPKPREIPIRQAAAAVGQSILMQYWSEAFSKHGIKVAQILLTYEFYSDRVSYLNLRNSISTLLEYGVVPIINENDCTCTNEIEAIFGDNDKLSAMVASKIDADLLIILSDINGLFDKNPKIHDDARLLSLVEKITPEIESYGGDPTSFKGVGGMRTKIKAAKICSMAGCYVLIANSKIKDVLLRVLSGEEIGTLFLAERHIQKNRARWIILARASGTIRVDAGAKAAVLGKNSLLPAGVVKVEGNFDRGDVVRLECEGRVFAKGITDYTSEELMKIKGAHTDEIEGILGYSNYSNVIKKENIGIIEN; via the coding sequence TTGACAGATAGAAATCAATTTCTCGATGATGTTAATAAAATCGTTATCAAGATAGGTACTTCCTCACTTACAAAACAGAACTGTGACAGTACAAAAGAAAATTGCAGTATTGATCCTACCTTTATGGAAAGTATTGCAGCTCAGGTCTCCGAACTTCGAAAGCTCGGAAAAGAGGTAATTGTGGTAAGTTCGGGGGCAATAGGTGTAGGACTCTATGAGCTGGGCATTGCCCCAAAACCTCGTGAAATTCCTATCAGGCAGGCAGCGGCAGCGGTAGGACAGAGCATCCTTATGCAGTACTGGAGCGAAGCTTTTTCGAAACACGGGATAAAAGTTGCTCAGATCCTTCTTACTTATGAATTCTATTCTGACCGGGTATCTTATCTTAACCTCAGAAATAGCATATCTACCCTTCTGGAATATGGGGTAGTTCCCATAATAAATGAAAACGATTGCACCTGTACAAACGAGATTGAAGCAATCTTTGGAGATAATGACAAACTTTCTGCAATGGTTGCAAGCAAAATCGATGCTGATCTCCTGATTATTCTTTCGGATATCAATGGCCTTTTTGACAAAAACCCAAAGATACACGATGATGCCAGACTTCTCTCTCTCGTGGAAAAAATCACACCTGAAATCGAAAGTTATGGGGGTGACCCTACAAGCTTCAAAGGTGTAGGGGGAATGAGGACCAAGATAAAAGCTGCAAAGATCTGTAGCATGGCAGGTTGCTATGTCTTGATTGCAAACAGCAAAATCAAGGATGTTCTTCTAAGGGTTTTGTCTGGAGAAGAGATAGGCACTCTCTTCCTGGCTGAAAGGCATATTCAGAAGAACCGCGCCCGCTGGATCATTCTTGCAAGGGCTTCAGGCACTATTCGTGTAGATGCAGGAGCAAAAGCCGCAGTCCTCGGAAAAAACAGCCTTCTTCCTGCAGGAGTTGTGAAAGTTGAGGGAAATTTTGATAGGGGAGATGTGGTTAGATTAGAGTGTGAAGGCAGGGTCTTTGCAAAAGGAATTACAGACTACACTTCTGAAGAACTTATGAAAATCAAAGGAGCCCACACCGACGAAATTGAAGGTATTCTGGGCTATAGCAATTACAGCAATGTAATAAAAAAAGAAAACATCGGCATAATAGAGAACTGA
- a CDS encoding amidohydrolase family protein, protein MYGTEQIIPGTIIAGPELEPIEGYICVKRGIITEVGEERTLSKNIIAPCFVNAHTHLGDSVFKDPPLGKVSGFRTQRDLDALVKPPDGLKHRILRDTPYKTLIEGMRKSLLDMIETGTCAFADFREGGVVGVAALNKALEGLNLHSMILGRPTEPELPLQVVLAEVRRILLRSTGLGMSGANDLDLELLENIATCTRKHRKFFAIHAGEKDTSDIEKALSLEPDLLIHLTNATKKDLEDVADAKIPVVVCPRSNLITGAGIAPVAEMLEAGIKVAAGTDNVMLNSVNMFAEMEFMSKIYSIDDRQVFKICTLNSSFVMGSDSTGSIQKGNKANLMILNGNSNNLAGIKNPISGITRRARPDDILSVLHS, encoded by the coding sequence ATGTACGGCACTGAACAGATAATTCCCGGGACAATTATTGCAGGCCCCGAACTGGAACCTATTGAGGGGTATATCTGCGTAAAGAGAGGAATAATTACGGAAGTTGGGGAAGAGCGTACACTCTCTAAGAACATAATTGCTCCCTGTTTTGTCAATGCACATACTCACCTTGGAGACTCGGTATTCAAAGACCCTCCTCTGGGAAAAGTTTCCGGCTTTCGGACTCAAAGAGACCTTGATGCTCTTGTAAAGCCTCCTGATGGGTTAAAGCATAGGATATTAAGAGACACACCATACAAAACCCTGATTGAGGGCATGAGAAAGTCCTTGCTGGACATGATAGAAACCGGGACCTGTGCTTTTGCGGATTTCAGAGAAGGGGGTGTTGTAGGGGTAGCAGCTCTGAACAAAGCTCTTGAAGGACTTAACCTTCATTCCATGATATTGGGCAGACCTACAGAGCCTGAACTGCCTCTTCAGGTTGTACTGGCAGAAGTAAGAAGAATTCTTCTACGCTCTACCGGACTTGGAATGAGTGGGGCAAATGACCTTGATCTCGAACTATTGGAGAATATTGCTACCTGCACACGGAAACATAGAAAATTCTTTGCGATCCATGCAGGAGAAAAAGATACGAGCGACATAGAAAAAGCATTGTCACTTGAGCCAGATCTCCTGATTCATTTGACAAATGCCACAAAAAAAGATCTTGAAGACGTGGCTGATGCAAAGATTCCTGTTGTTGTCTGTCCCAGATCTAATCTAATTACAGGAGCCGGAATTGCACCTGTTGCCGAGATGCTGGAAGCTGGGATAAAAGTAGCTGCAGGAACGGATAATGTAATGTTAAATTCTGTAAATATGTTTGCTGAAATGGAATTTATGTCTAAAATTTATTCCATTGATGACAGGCAAGTATTTAAAATTTGCACACTTAATAGTTCCTTTGTAATGGGATCTGATTCTACGGGTTCGATACAAAAGGGGAATAAAGCTAATCTCATGATCCTGAATGGAAATTCCAATAATCTTGCAGGGATAAAGAACCCCATAAGTGGAATCACAAGGCGGGCAAGACCCGATGACATACTATCAGTACTTCATTCGTAA
- a CDS encoding YkgJ family cysteine cluster protein, which yields MINVKKNNIETGLSDAREELAGVKKFPDPEFVGIIKGLGFRCELCARCCTKEFNDHVFLLDADLAVIRQINPDSVTPAPYPEFCDQKGRFYVSGYALKTKPDGSCIFLENKRCKIYDRRPSICRVYPYMLHREADGSGNVDWRQISGLNEHGSYYSELENSECEAIARETRAYEEAYLRQMIGFFEAVKAHFQKNGLKHVQSVYDRRIREFLKGKCELEVFVYYNGEFEKCNLKPGT from the coding sequence GTGATTAACGTAAAAAAAAATAACATTGAAACAGGGCTTTCAGATGCAAGGGAAGAACTTGCAGGCGTAAAGAAATTTCCTGACCCTGAATTTGTAGGCATTATTAAAGGGCTGGGGTTCAGATGTGAACTTTGTGCACGGTGCTGCACAAAAGAGTTTAATGATCATGTTTTCCTGCTCGATGCAGACCTGGCCGTTATAAGGCAGATAAATCCGGATTCAGTTACTCCTGCTCCATATCCTGAGTTTTGTGACCAGAAGGGCAGGTTTTATGTCTCAGGCTATGCCTTGAAAACAAAACCTGACGGCTCTTGCATCTTCCTTGAGAATAAGCGATGCAAAATTTATGACAGGCGTCCTTCAATCTGCAGGGTCTATCCATACATGCTTCATCGGGAAGCTGACGGCTCTGGCAATGTGGACTGGCGCCAGATAAGCGGCTTAAACGAGCATGGGAGCTATTATTCCGAACTGGAGAATTCCGAATGTGAAGCAATTGCGAGGGAGACAAGGGCTTATGAAGAGGCTTACCTGAGACAGATGATCGGATTTTTTGAAGCTGTGAAAGCTCACTTCCAAAAAAACGGACTGAAGCACGTTCAAAGCGTATATGACCGCAGAATACGGGAGTTTCTTAAAGGCAAGTGCGAACTTGAAGTCTTTGTATATTATAACGGCGAGTTTGAAAAATGTAACCTTAAGCCCGGTACTTAA
- a CDS encoding DUF5350 domain-containing protein, giving the protein MGKTGSIDWVKVKGRKGRVIKVQKSQAQKAHPGPAQRFSSSGHKRRFIRRSAKALVK; this is encoded by the coding sequence ATGGGCAAAACCGGCAGCATTGATTGGGTAAAAGTAAAAGGCAGAAAAGGCAGAGTAATTAAGGTCCAGAAGTCACAGGCTCAAAAAGCACATCCAGGACCTGCACAGCGCTTCAGTTCTTCAGGTCATAAGAGGCGCTTCATCAGAAGATCTGCAAAGGCTCTTGTAAAGTAA
- a CDS encoding YbgA family protein yields the protein MREFFRPKVVVSRCLGFDHCRYNGNIINSSIVANLMEYVDFLPVCPEVEIGLGVPRDSLRIILDNGEQRLVQSASGRDVTEAMEAFCTDFLGSAGEIDGFILKYRSPSCGIKDVKVYPTTSLKSAVIGKTSGYFGRAVLKEFSYLPVEDEGRLRNARIKEHFMTRIFMLAAFRKVKSEGRMKDLVAFHTENKYLLMVYSQEELKKLGSIVANKEQETFQELVSEYEKHLYSSLSRPPRYTSSINVLMHAFGHFSERLSNQEKALFFSWIQKYRNGKVSLCPAISIIRSWAVRFEDQYLTNQTFFEPYPEGLMEVDPVNSHLRNDLWK from the coding sequence ATGAGGGAGTTTTTTCGGCCAAAGGTTGTAGTTAGTAGATGCCTTGGGTTTGACCACTGTCGATACAACGGGAATATTATAAACAGTTCGATAGTGGCAAACCTCATGGAGTATGTTGATTTCCTGCCTGTCTGCCCTGAAGTGGAGATAGGGCTCGGTGTCCCAAGAGACTCGTTAAGAATTATTCTTGATAATGGGGAACAGCGGCTTGTCCAGTCCGCAAGTGGCAGGGATGTAACTGAAGCTATGGAGGCATTTTGCACTGATTTTCTCGGTTCTGCAGGAGAGATTGATGGTTTTATTCTTAAATACAGGTCTCCTTCTTGCGGCATTAAGGACGTAAAAGTTTACCCGACTACATCGCTTAAATCAGCAGTAATTGGGAAAACTTCAGGATATTTCGGGAGGGCAGTCCTGAAAGAGTTTTCCTATCTTCCTGTTGAGGATGAAGGAAGGCTAAGGAACGCTCGCATAAAAGAACATTTCATGACCAGGATTTTTATGCTTGCCGCTTTCCGAAAAGTAAAATCCGAAGGCCGTATGAAAGATCTTGTCGCGTTCCATACCGAAAATAAGTATCTGCTCATGGTATATAGCCAGGAAGAACTTAAGAAACTGGGATCTATTGTTGCAAATAAAGAACAGGAAACCTTTCAAGAACTGGTTTCTGAGTACGAGAAGCATCTTTACAGCTCCCTCTCCAGGCCTCCCAGGTATACTTCAAGTATTAATGTACTCATGCATGCCTTCGGACATTTTTCAGAGCGGCTCTCAAACCAGGAAAAGGCGCTATTTTTTAGCTGGATCCAGAAGTACAGGAACGGAAAAGTCTCTCTTTGCCCCGCAATTAGCATCATCAGGTCGTGGGCCGTGCGCTTTGAAGACCAGTATCTTACGAATCAGACCTTTTTTGAACCCTATCCAGAAGGCCTGATGGAAGTGGATCCGGTAAACTCCCACCTCAGGAACGATCTCTGGAAATGA
- a CDS encoding universal stress protein translates to MMSEFYRNIVIATDGSENSLKAISYGIEIAKLSGATVHALYVIDITSFSSIPMDAGWEAMYDTLREEGEKAISMVQERGKGSGVEVREVLLEGHPSNEIINFAENNNADLIVVGTLGKTGLDRFLMGSVAEKVVRGSKVPVLVVRSEKQG, encoded by the coding sequence ATGATGAGCGAATTTTACCGGAATATAGTGATTGCAACAGACGGATCCGAGAACAGCCTTAAGGCTATTTCTTACGGTATTGAGATTGCAAAACTCAGCGGGGCCACGGTTCACGCTCTCTACGTAATAGATATAACTTCTTTTTCTTCGATACCTATGGATGCGGGATGGGAAGCAATGTATGATACCCTGAGAGAAGAAGGGGAAAAAGCAATATCCATGGTACAGGAACGCGGAAAAGGCTCAGGAGTTGAGGTAAGAGAAGTGCTGTTGGAAGGTCACCCGAGTAATGAGATTATAAATTTTGCAGAAAACAATAATGCTGACCTGATAGTTGTGGGCACCCTCGGAAAAACCGGGCTCGACAGGTTTCTGATGGGAAGCGTTGCAGAGAAGGTAGTAAGAGGCTCAAAAGTCCCGGTCCTGGTCGTCCGGAGTGAAAAACAAGGTTAA